The Aureibacillus halotolerans genome includes a region encoding these proteins:
- a CDS encoding DoxX-like family protein has protein sequence MVKTKPIYVETLINSDMLNVWEYTQNPDLHQQWDLRFSEIDYLPKEKESDPQRFLYTTKIGMGMRISGKGESIRTIHKDGERVSSLKFWTDHPLSLIKEGSGYWKYVETDAGIQFITQYDYKTRFGFAGKMLDQLFKPLMGWATAWSFDCLKLWLEKEIPPRLSFNKSMIHSIVSIVLAFIWVYQGLVPKILFQDAGELALFRGTGMFQGHEALFLYALGTAQILFGLLILRFSRTKMLHRINILSLVCLGFGALMSQWSIFAAPFNPTTITMAMIGLSLIALLNGDLPNASNCKRQRVRGE, from the coding sequence ATGGTAAAAACGAAGCCGATTTATGTGGAGACATTGATCAATAGCGATATGCTAAATGTATGGGAATACACGCAAAATCCAGACCTCCATCAACAATGGGATTTACGGTTTTCTGAGATTGACTATTTGCCAAAAGAAAAAGAGAGTGATCCGCAAAGGTTTCTTTATACAACGAAGATTGGTATGGGAATGCGGATTTCAGGCAAAGGGGAAAGTATAAGAACGATACATAAAGATGGGGAAAGAGTGTCCTCATTAAAATTTTGGACAGATCATCCTCTTTCATTAATTAAAGAGGGGAGCGGTTATTGGAAGTATGTTGAAACCGATGCTGGCATTCAGTTCATCACACAGTACGATTATAAAACAAGGTTTGGGTTCGCAGGGAAGATGCTTGATCAGCTCTTTAAACCATTGATGGGCTGGGCGACGGCATGGAGTTTTGATTGTTTAAAATTATGGTTGGAAAAAGAAATCCCCCCGCGCCTCTCATTTAATAAAAGTATGATCCATTCAATTGTAAGCATTGTTTTAGCTTTTATCTGGGTCTATCAAGGACTCGTTCCTAAAATCCTTTTTCAAGATGCGGGCGAGTTAGCCTTATTCAGAGGAACAGGAATGTTTCAAGGACATGAGGCGTTGTTTTTATATGCGTTAGGAACCGCCCAAATCCTCTTTGGATTGCTTATCCTTCGTTTTAGTAGAACAAAAATGCTTCATAGGATAAACATTCTGTCCCTTGTGTGTTTAGGTTTCGGTGCGTTGATGAGCCAATGGAGTATTTTTGCTGCTCCTTTTAATCCAACGACAATCACAATGGCGATGATCGGTTTATCCTTGATTGCATTGCTCAATGGTGATTTACCTAACGCTTCTAACTGTAAAAGACAACGAGTTCGTGGGGAGTGA
- a CDS encoding globin-coupled sensor protein, whose product MIDLTADRKKLFDYIGLTEMDLQLLHKAQPAFEDIVDELVDELYTDIQMQPELLHIINQHSTIERLKETQRWYFLSMTDGVINEEYIERRLFIGRVHSRIGLTTNWYLGTYILYQNLAAKHLQRTIPGEWTEVVYALSKMFNLDSQLVLEAYEEDEKAKIETLLTNQKELVQGISGAIQELGAMMNELGESSKQVAGSAHESAEMQKLTHAHVEQLATEIDSIDALGSSMKHVADQSQMLGLNAAIEAARAGESGRGFGVVADEIRKLAKLSEESLTTVEERIRHIRDMLGKVHAGSDKAFGLSQQQEALSGTLVSFVKTIEALAEELEALRAKGV is encoded by the coding sequence TTGATTGATTTAACAGCAGATCGAAAAAAATTGTTCGACTATATTGGACTAACTGAGATGGACTTGCAGCTTTTGCATAAGGCACAGCCTGCTTTTGAGGATATTGTCGATGAACTCGTGGACGAGCTTTATACGGACATTCAAATGCAGCCAGAGCTATTACACATCATTAATCAACATAGCACGATCGAGCGATTAAAAGAGACACAGCGTTGGTACTTCTTGTCGATGACCGACGGAGTAATCAACGAAGAATATATTGAGCGACGTTTATTCATTGGCCGTGTGCACTCACGTATTGGTTTGACAACCAATTGGTATCTAGGCACCTATATTCTGTATCAGAATCTTGCGGCCAAGCATTTGCAACGAACAATTCCTGGCGAGTGGACAGAGGTTGTGTACGCCCTCTCTAAAATGTTTAACCTTGACTCGCAGCTCGTTCTTGAAGCCTATGAGGAGGATGAGAAGGCGAAGATTGAAACGTTGCTGACGAACCAAAAAGAGCTTGTCCAAGGCATTAGTGGAGCGATCCAGGAGCTTGGTGCCATGATGAATGAGCTTGGGGAGAGCAGTAAACAGGTCGCTGGCTCTGCACACGAAAGTGCTGAAATGCAAAAATTGACGCATGCCCACGTGGAACAGCTAGCCACTGAGATTGACTCAATTGACGCACTAGGATCGTCCATGAAGCATGTGGCGGATCAATCGCAAATGCTCGGCTTGAATGCAGCGATAGAGGCAGCTCGAGCTGGGGAGTCAGGACGGGGGTTCGGCGTAGTGGCTGACGAAATTCGCAAGCTTGCTAAGCTGTCAGAGGAATCGTTAACGACGGTTGAGGAGCGGATTCGCCATATTCGTGACATGCTAGGTAAAGTCCATGCAGGCTCAGACAAAGCCTTTGGACTGTCACAGCAACAGGAGGCCCTCTCTGGTACATTGGTATCCTTTGTCAAAACGATTGAGGCCCTTGCGGAGGAATTAGAAGCGTTGCGGGCAAAAGGAGTCTAA
- a CDS encoding MerR family transcriptional regulator — MYSIHQVANLCDVTTHTLRFYDKEGLLPFVERNEAGNRVFSERDLGIVKFICCLRNTDMPIKEIKKYIELGVNGESTVELRKDIILAHRKEVIRQIDVLKKNLNLIELKVAFYDSYKVDFHNEH; from the coding sequence TTGTACAGTATTCATCAGGTTGCCAATCTTTGCGACGTAACAACGCATACTCTTCGTTTTTACGATAAAGAAGGACTGCTGCCTTTTGTCGAGCGAAACGAAGCGGGAAATCGCGTATTCTCGGAAAGAGATTTAGGGATTGTAAAATTCATTTGTTGCCTGAGAAATACAGACATGCCTATTAAAGAAATCAAAAAATATATCGAATTGGGTGTAAATGGCGAAAGCACCGTAGAGTTGAGGAAAGATATTATCCTCGCTCACCGTAAAGAAGTAATAAGGCAAATCGATGTATTAAAAAAGAATCTAAACCTAATTGAACTAAAAGTCGCTTTTTACGATTCTTATAAAGTTGACTTTCATAATGAACATTAA
- a CDS encoding oxidoreductase has translation MGHENNWRSVDIPSQRGRSAVVTGTGGLGYETALVLAGKGMDVILAGRNAAKGEAAANAIRNQVSSANIQFELLDLANLESVRAFGQRMSTSLQKLDVLINNAGVMSPPTRKTTNDGFELQFGTNYLGHFALTSHLMPLLRKGKDPVVVTLSSVAARQGVIDFNDLQATHHYKAMPVYRQSKLACLMFAFELHRRSVVASWGVRSIAAHPGISRTELMPNGAGKFSINGILRRAMWFMFQPAAQGALPTLYAATNPNAKDGGYYGPDKMNETRGFPKEAKMPEQSLDQKVANELWNLSEQLANVKY, from the coding sequence ATGGGGCATGAAAATAACTGGAGATCGGTGGATATACCATCTCAACGTGGACGGTCAGCCGTTGTCACAGGTACTGGAGGATTAGGTTACGAAACCGCCCTTGTGCTTGCGGGTAAAGGGATGGATGTTATACTTGCAGGCCGCAACGCCGCTAAAGGGGAGGCGGCGGCGAATGCAATTCGCAACCAAGTCTCATCAGCCAATATTCAATTTGAATTGCTCGACCTTGCCAATTTAGAATCCGTGAGAGCATTCGGGCAACGTATGAGTACATCACTTCAAAAACTCGACGTGTTAATTAACAATGCTGGCGTCATGAGTCCACCGACCCGAAAAACGACCAACGACGGATTTGAATTGCAATTTGGGACCAACTACCTTGGGCATTTCGCTCTGACGTCTCACTTAATGCCTCTCCTTCGCAAAGGGAAAGATCCGGTCGTTGTTACACTTTCCAGCGTAGCTGCGCGCCAAGGTGTGATCGACTTTAACGACCTGCAGGCGACACATCACTACAAAGCGATGCCTGTTTATCGCCAATCAAAGCTGGCATGTTTGATGTTTGCCTTCGAGTTACATCGCCGCAGCGTTGTGGCTAGTTGGGGCGTGCGGAGCATTGCAGCCCATCCAGGCATTTCGCGTACGGAGCTTATGCCAAATGGAGCGGGTAAGTTCAGCATCAATGGCATTCTCCGTCGCGCTATGTGGTTTATGTTTCAACCAGCTGCTCAAGGGGCCCTGCCAACGCTTTATGCAGCGACAAATCCAAACGCAAAAGATGGAGGGTACTACGGCCCCGACAAAATGAACGAGACGCGCGGGTTTCCAAAAGAAGCCAAAATGCCCGAACAATCCCTTGACCAAAAGGTTGCCAATGAGCTCTGGAATCTTTCTGAGCAGTTGGCCAATGTGAAATATTAA
- a CDS encoding ImmA/IrrE family metallo-endopeptidase, protein MSRIQHLSEKEINEIEMKAKKKLGEKFKVNRILRDEVFELVQQEATLLKYPIHDNELCAFVCLKENRTFVYINTFIPREKQVFAAAHELYHIWYDKDRLLEPELLHNDVMDNETENINEQKANRFAALLLVPTDVLHSELMSRAIQKDTLSIEDVIVLMAFFYVPFKTMVRRLNEIDFIDQKKTSEFLSVPDRDPQAGVMLVRKRLQLNDSSQERTNEIFFEKLAENAIEAFDKKLISERKLRSILSLMNQSPESLQVIKGADEVDLDILLEDYDGNE, encoded by the coding sequence ATGAGTAGAATTCAGCATTTAAGTGAAAAAGAAATAAATGAGATTGAGATGAAGGCTAAAAAGAAGCTTGGGGAAAAGTTTAAAGTGAACAGAATTCTCAGAGACGAGGTGTTTGAGTTAGTCCAACAGGAAGCAACGTTGCTCAAGTATCCTATACATGATAATGAATTATGTGCTTTTGTTTGTCTCAAAGAAAACAGAACTTTTGTTTATATAAACACTTTTATCCCTAGAGAAAAACAAGTGTTTGCAGCTGCTCATGAGCTTTATCATATTTGGTATGATAAGGACAGGTTGTTAGAGCCAGAATTATTGCATAATGACGTGATGGATAATGAGACTGAGAATATCAATGAACAAAAGGCGAACCGTTTTGCAGCGCTTTTGCTCGTTCCTACAGATGTACTGCATAGTGAGTTGATGTCGAGAGCTATTCAAAAAGATACATTGAGCATTGAAGACGTGATAGTTCTGATGGCTTTTTTTTATGTTCCTTTCAAAACAATGGTAAGAAGATTAAATGAAATTGATTTTATTGACCAAAAAAAGACCAGTGAATTTCTATCAGTGCCGGATCGTGATCCACAAGCCGGTGTAATGCTCGTACGAAAAAGACTTCAGCTTAATGATTCATCACAAGAGCGAACGAATGAGATTTTCTTTGAGAAGCTAGCAGAGAATGCAATAGAAGCTTTCGATAAGAAATTAATTAGTGAAAGGAAACTTCGGAGTATTTTATCTTTGATGAATCAGTCTCCTGAATCACTGCAGGTAATTAAGGGAGCAGATGAAGTCGATTTGGATATATTATTAGAGGATTATGATGGCAATGAATGA
- a CDS encoding extracellular solute-binding protein yields MRSYFLTLSVLMIIVLFGCSNENDSNNTTTSDNASNEDSPFSFSMMAVLHSAEVPDDKILNALEENTNTDIDIQWVPGNTYGERLNASFATNSFPEAVYIGNQSTFVLFKEAIKDGQFWEIGPYLDQFEHLGKLDDQILQNSMVDGKLYSLYQGRPLSRQGMIYRKDWAKNLGLDAPTTTAEFYEMLRAFTEADPDGNGLDDTIGLTDRNDLEYGAFKTISSWFNTPNNWGEQDGQLLPSFMFPEYMETMNYLKDIHSNGFMNQDFPVTSKADQQAQFKDGTAGVYVGSMGDVQSLYNDAVELNPGIEFGIQNKVKGPDGTYQIWAIPGFGNLVMFPKSAIETEEELLQVLSFYDKLMMPENANLLKFGIDGEHYQVTEGRAEIIVDKAVMDREVDPYGSIEIGEPATNGRYELYHTSDIQQLSEELIKENEEYLIHDPVVALDSDTYAQKGEQLNQMIRDATWQYIIGQLDEEGFQDTIDAWKNEGGDAVIKEFNESFTASDS; encoded by the coding sequence ATGCGATCTTATTTTCTAACTCTGAGTGTGTTAATGATTATAGTGCTTTTCGGTTGCAGTAATGAGAACGATTCAAATAATACTACTACTAGTGATAACGCTAGCAACGAAGATTCCCCATTCTCTTTTTCCATGATGGCTGTATTGCATTCTGCTGAAGTTCCCGACGACAAGATTCTAAACGCTTTAGAAGAGAACACGAACACAGATATAGATATACAATGGGTCCCTGGCAATACTTACGGGGAAAGACTGAATGCTAGCTTTGCGACCAACTCTTTCCCAGAAGCTGTGTATATCGGAAATCAGTCGACGTTTGTTTTATTTAAAGAAGCGATTAAAGATGGACAGTTTTGGGAGATTGGCCCTTACCTTGATCAGTTTGAACACCTAGGCAAGCTTGATGACCAGATTCTGCAAAATTCAATGGTTGATGGCAAACTGTATTCCCTCTATCAAGGGCGCCCTCTCTCTCGCCAAGGGATGATTTATCGGAAGGATTGGGCGAAAAACCTAGGTCTAGATGCGCCAACGACCACTGCTGAGTTTTACGAGATGCTTCGAGCGTTTACAGAAGCTGACCCCGATGGCAATGGTCTAGATGATACAATTGGACTTACAGATCGAAATGATCTTGAATACGGTGCATTTAAAACGATTTCTTCTTGGTTCAATACACCAAACAATTGGGGCGAACAAGACGGGCAGCTCCTACCTAGCTTTATGTTTCCAGAATATATGGAAACAATGAATTACCTTAAAGATATTCACAGCAACGGGTTTATGAATCAAGACTTTCCGGTCACGAGTAAAGCTGATCAGCAAGCGCAATTTAAGGATGGAACGGCTGGCGTGTATGTCGGTTCGATGGGGGATGTGCAAAGCCTTTACAATGATGCCGTTGAACTTAACCCCGGCATTGAGTTCGGTATTCAAAACAAGGTTAAGGGACCTGATGGCACCTATCAAATTTGGGCAATTCCGGGATTTGGAAACCTAGTAATGTTTCCAAAAAGCGCTATAGAAACCGAAGAAGAGTTATTACAAGTCCTTAGTTTCTACGACAAATTGATGATGCCCGAAAATGCGAACCTACTAAAGTTTGGCATCGATGGTGAGCACTATCAGGTGACTGAAGGTCGTGCTGAAATCATTGTGGATAAAGCAGTCATGGATCGGGAAGTCGACCCTTATGGGAGCATCGAAATAGGTGAACCTGCTACGAATGGTCGTTACGAACTGTATCACACCTCTGACATACAACAATTATCAGAAGAGCTGATTAAAGAGAATGAGGAATATCTGATACACGACCCTGTCGTTGCATTGGACTCTGACACTTATGCCCAAAAAGGCGAGCAGCTAAATCAAATGATTCGTGATGCCACATGGCAATATATCATTGGGCAGCTTGACGAAGAAGGTTTTCAGGATACGATAGACGCATGGAAAAACGAAGGTGGAGATGCCGTTATTAAGGAATTCAATGAATCTTTTACTGCATCCGATTCTTAA
- the ant(6) gene encoding aminoglycoside 6-adenylyltransferase, producing MRSKAEMMDLGMQFAQSHKEVRLFTLEGSRTNPTIQEDVFQDYDFSYFVTDMDVFKQNDDWLDVFGERILMQKPEDMELFPAELGNWFSYLMIFADGTKIDLTLIPLNEHKAYFEQSDGLVEVLLDKDDLIPTSITATDRHYHILKPSQRAFHDCCNEFWMTSTYVAKGLARKEILFAIDHMNDPFRPQLLTMLRWKVGLETGFSISIGKNDKFLKAYIRDDTWARLLTTYNMETYDSMWQGLDTCIALFKETAFSIKESHLYSYPDDKGILAYLEQMQRDYR from the coding sequence ATGCGCAGCAAAGCGGAGATGATGGACCTCGGCATGCAGTTCGCACAGTCTCATAAAGAAGTTCGACTATTCACCTTAGAGGGCTCACGAACAAACCCTACCATACAAGAGGACGTCTTTCAGGATTATGACTTCAGCTATTTTGTCACCGATATGGACGTGTTCAAGCAAAATGATGATTGGCTGGATGTCTTTGGTGAACGAATTTTAATGCAAAAACCAGAGGATATGGAGCTTTTCCCAGCAGAGCTTGGCAATTGGTTTTCCTATCTGATGATTTTTGCGGATGGCACAAAGATCGATTTGACATTAATTCCACTGAATGAGCACAAAGCGTATTTTGAGCAAAGTGACGGTCTCGTTGAAGTTCTGCTGGACAAGGATGACCTCATTCCAACATCAATCACAGCGACAGATCGGCATTATCATATTCTTAAACCGTCACAGAGAGCATTTCATGATTGCTGCAACGAGTTTTGGATGACCTCCACCTATGTAGCCAAAGGACTCGCAAGGAAAGAGATCCTGTTTGCCATTGATCATATGAATGATCCCTTTCGCCCGCAGCTGCTGACAATGCTGCGTTGGAAGGTCGGTCTTGAGACGGGGTTCTCCATTAGCATTGGCAAGAATGATAAATTTCTAAAAGCTTACATACGAGACGATACGTGGGCGAGGTTGTTAACGACCTACAACATGGAAACGTACGACAGCATGTGGCAGGGGCTTGATACGTGTATTGCCTTATTTAAAGAAACGGCTTTTTCAATAAAGGAATCGCACCTGTATAGTTATCCTGATGACAAGGGTATCCTCGCTTACTTAGAGCAAATGCAGCGTGATTATCGGTAA
- a CDS encoding DUF4166 domain-containing protein codes for MRSIYEQAMGESYKKLHPQIQKKFGLTIDEKTACLCKGVMEEIWGGRAYMYPFLQLGTYKHVTFPERGRDIPFTLENYAYQNSYGSECMAWIRKFHFDRTRHFDATMMYSPSRQGIVDYLGIDQDLKTDIDISVLSNGGIRLSSGPLAFYKKRLKIPIPSFFSGHAEAEEWYDEKEETFHIKVEVKNKHYGTIFGYKGRFTIEYFSCAEDEIPAYARPRCGVYQD; via the coding sequence ATGAGATCCATATATGAACAAGCTATGGGTGAATCTTATAAGAAGCTCCATCCGCAAATTCAGAAAAAATTCGGGCTGACAATTGATGAGAAGACGGCATGCCTATGTAAGGGCGTAATGGAGGAAATATGGGGCGGTCGTGCTTATATGTACCCTTTTCTTCAACTGGGTACATATAAGCACGTCACTTTTCCAGAAAGGGGAAGGGACATTCCGTTTACGCTGGAGAATTATGCGTATCAAAATTCTTACGGTAGCGAGTGTATGGCTTGGATACGGAAGTTTCATTTTGACAGAACACGACATTTCGATGCGACGATGATGTATAGTCCCAGTAGGCAAGGAATCGTAGACTATTTAGGAATTGATCAGGATTTGAAAACGGACATCGACATTTCCGTTTTGTCTAATGGAGGAATTAGACTTTCGTCAGGTCCATTGGCTTTTTATAAAAAAAGATTAAAAATTCCAATACCAAGCTTTTTTTCAGGCCATGCTGAGGCAGAGGAATGGTATGATGAGAAAGAAGAAACCTTTCATATCAAGGTAGAAGTGAAGAATAAACACTATGGAACGATTTTCGGATACAAAGGACGTTTTACAATTGAGTATTTTAGCTGTGCTGAAGATGAAATACCTGCGTATGCGAGGCCAAGATGTGGAGTGTATCAAGATTAG
- a CDS encoding extracellular solute-binding protein, translating to MRSLSYVGLLFMVFGLFACSNNESASKQNESADQSGQTETEDAPPEPFAFSIMANLHTPEVPDDKILNALEENTNTDIDIQWVPDNTYVERLNSAFATNSFADAVYMKNQTTFVQFKEAIRDGQFWEIGPYINQFENLSKLDEQVLGNTMVDGKLYSLYQGRPLSRQGFIFRKDWADNLGLEAPTTTDEFAEMVRAFTEDDPDGNGLDDTIGLTDRSDLEYGAFKTMSSWFNTPNNWGEKDGQLLPSFLFPEYLETMKFLRGIHSKGQMNQDFPVTSKTDQIAQFKNGTAGVYVGSLSGIQGFYEDAAAINPETEFGIQNKIKGPDGTYQIWAIPGFGNLVMFPKSSVESEEELLQILSFYDKLMMPENANLINWGIEGEHYQVTDGRAELIADKAIIDREVYPYGSIEIGEPATNGRYGAFIATDLQGKAEELIKENEEYLIHDPTVALDSVTLAQKGEQLNIIIRDATWQFIIGQIDEDGFQEAIDTWKNEGGDAAIKEYNESFAETDS from the coding sequence ATGCGCAGTTTGTCGTATGTTGGTTTATTGTTTATGGTGTTTGGTCTTTTTGCATGTTCCAACAATGAAAGCGCTTCAAAACAAAACGAAAGCGCCGACCAGTCCGGTCAGACAGAAACTGAAGATGCCCCGCCCGAACCATTTGCTTTTTCAATCATGGCAAACCTGCACACCCCTGAAGTACCTGATGACAAAATTCTAAATGCTTTAGAGGAAAACACAAACACAGACATTGACATTCAATGGGTACCAGACAACACGTATGTGGAACGGTTGAATTCTGCGTTTGCAACGAATTCATTTGCTGATGCTGTGTATATGAAAAATCAAACCACCTTTGTTCAATTTAAAGAAGCGATTCGGGACGGTCAGTTTTGGGAGATTGGTCCTTATATAAACCAATTCGAGAATTTAAGCAAACTCGATGAACAAGTTTTAGGCAACACAATGGTTGATGGCAAACTCTATTCTCTTTATCAAGGACGTCCCCTTTCTCGTCAAGGATTCATTTTCAGGAAGGACTGGGCGGATAATTTAGGGTTAGAAGCGCCAACGACGACCGATGAGTTTGCTGAGATGGTTCGCGCGTTTACGGAAGATGATCCGGATGGCAACGGCCTCGATGATACGATTGGTCTCACGGATCGAAGTGATCTCGAGTACGGCGCATTTAAAACGATGTCTTCCTGGTTTAATACGCCAAACAATTGGGGCGAAAAAGATGGTCAGCTCCTCCCAAGTTTCTTGTTTCCAGAATACTTGGAGACGATGAAGTTCCTTCGAGGTATTCACAGTAAAGGGCAAATGAATCAAGATTTTCCTGTTACGAGCAAAACAGATCAAATCGCGCAATTCAAGAATGGAACAGCTGGCGTGTATGTCGGTTCGCTATCTGGTATACAAGGGTTTTATGAGGACGCCGCTGCAATTAACCCTGAAACTGAATTCGGCATTCAAAACAAAATCAAAGGACCTGATGGCACCTATCAAATTTGGGCGATTCCAGGGTTCGGAAATCTAGTGATGTTTCCAAAAAGTTCTGTGGAATCTGAAGAAGAATTATTACAAATTCTTAGCTTCTATGACAAGTTAATGATGCCTGAAAATGCCAACCTAATAAATTGGGGCATCGAGGGTGAGCACTATCAGGTGACGGACGGTCGTGCTGAACTTATTGCCGATAAAGCGATTATAGATCGTGAAGTATACCCATACGGCAGCATCGAAATAGGTGAACCTGCTACCAATGGACGGTATGGAGCCTTTATCGCCACAGATTTACAAGGAAAAGCAGAAGAACTAATTAAAGAAAATGAAGAGTACTTAATTCACGATCCCACGGTGGCATTAGACTCGGTCACTCTCGCTCAAAAAGGTGAACAGCTGAATATCATCATCCGAGATGCAACATGGCAATTCATCATTGGCCAGATCGATGAAGACGGATTTCAGGAAGCCATAGACACATGGAAAAACGAAGGTGGAGATGCTGCTATCAAGGAATACAATGAATCTTTCGCTGAGACTGATTCTTAA
- a CDS encoding DUF3885 domain-containing protein has translation MNHFFFSFLKEHFDNFTLRPPLFYLWRYGLRFEISMPWVEHQKRENLQQIKERSLGIFNHMFHDSDEMFLITDIQCERTDPFLQKRPLKLYLNYVKDNEVIRKLQHRLLPSVFIEDEADEECGEMVTHRFILPCKKKDFRYQALLEAISYEDFPQPSQIAKGLSGNAKDVYFVNETKKMIYHLYDDRGCDVIAANKADLQPLYDEFNDWILDYDREKIDRLFNPKV, from the coding sequence ATGAATCATTTTTTCTTCTCGTTTTTGAAAGAGCACTTTGACAATTTCACGCTGCGACCGCCCTTATTTTATTTATGGCGTTATGGACTTCGTTTTGAAATATCCATGCCTTGGGTTGAACACCAGAAACGTGAGAACCTACAGCAAATAAAAGAAAGAAGCCTTGGGATTTTTAATCATATGTTTCATGATTCGGACGAGATGTTTCTTATTACAGACATTCAATGCGAGAGAACAGATCCCTTCCTGCAAAAGAGACCATTAAAGCTATACCTCAACTATGTGAAAGACAACGAAGTGATACGGAAGTTACAGCACAGGCTGCTGCCAAGCGTCTTTATAGAAGATGAGGCTGACGAAGAATGTGGTGAGATGGTGACGCATCGATTTATTCTTCCATGTAAAAAGAAGGATTTTCGCTATCAGGCGCTTTTAGAGGCCATCAGCTACGAAGACTTTCCTCAACCGTCTCAGATTGCAAAGGGCCTTTCCGGAAATGCCAAAGACGTGTATTTCGTCAATGAGACCAAGAAAATGATTTACCATCTTTACGATGACCGAGGTTGTGATGTCATCGCCGCTAATAAAGCGGACTTGCAACCGCTCTATGACGAATTCAATGATTGGATTTTGGACTATGATCGTGAGAAGATCGATCGGTTGTTTAATCCCAAAGTCTAA
- a CDS encoding DUF4062 domain-containing protein yields MFTKTKIFISSVAQDSLAPLRVSMWDHLKELGHEPILFEKNFGAWDVHTHPVQKCIECVRQSDAFLLFISNKAGTFYEQSQRTVTHMELIEACNRQKTILVFVESDVKKEYFGRAKGFVEEFVDSYKDETAAFPKASQIVETLRSCELSPHIDPYIWFFIHDIERRGIYFEDISLAVANDWKMYFSDLLRRGIQLMPFKDAIETNEAQLEKYDLFFDTLTSIIPTINIKGFHNLEVFLESLQHSVHGDNVEQDYGFVQEVIGSFNTCSAVTLYKFQKDRMVVVEKTGSATGDAYYTLDDKDSFVALTYNDPERADQVFFKESNDTFYFCLQLPEHVLTFHLPCGSEWNTDKFMASKDIVIRAIINKNAFVFELARMLLGGMQHGE; encoded by the coding sequence TTGTTTACAAAAACAAAAATTTTTATCAGTTCAGTTGCTCAAGATTCACTCGCTCCTTTGCGAGTGAGTATGTGGGACCATCTAAAAGAGCTCGGGCACGAACCAATACTGTTTGAAAAAAATTTTGGTGCATGGGATGTCCATACACATCCTGTTCAAAAATGTATAGAATGTGTACGGCAATCAGATGCATTTTTACTATTCATATCAAATAAAGCTGGTACGTTTTATGAACAGTCTCAACGCACTGTAACCCACATGGAACTCATTGAAGCTTGTAACCGACAGAAAACCATTCTAGTTTTTGTGGAAAGTGATGTAAAGAAGGAGTATTTCGGGAGGGCGAAGGGCTTTGTAGAGGAGTTTGTGGATTCTTATAAAGATGAAACGGCCGCCTTCCCAAAGGCTTCCCAAATTGTTGAGACTTTACGGTCTTGCGAGTTGTCACCTCATATAGATCCTTATATTTGGTTTTTTATCCATGACATTGAGAGACGTGGAATCTATTTTGAGGATATATCCCTTGCTGTCGCGAATGACTGGAAAATGTATTTTAGTGACCTCTTACGAAGAGGCATCCAATTGATGCCTTTTAAAGACGCCATCGAAACGAATGAAGCCCAATTGGAGAAATATGATCTATTTTTCGACACGCTGACGAGTATTATACCAACTATAAATATCAAAGGATTTCATAACCTTGAAGTCTTCTTGGAATCCCTCCAACATTCGGTACATGGTGACAATGTAGAGCAAGATTATGGTTTCGTTCAGGAGGTTATAGGGTCTTTCAATACTTGTTCAGCCGTTACTTTATATAAGTTTCAGAAGGATCGCATGGTAGTCGTAGAGAAGACAGGTTCTGCTACTGGAGATGCGTATTATACTCTAGATGACAAAGACTCATTCGTTGCACTTACATATAATGATCCAGAGCGAGCAGATCAGGTGTTTTTTAAGGAATCAAATGACACCTTTTATTTTTGTCTCCAGCTTCCAGAGCATGTTTTAACATTTCATTTACCTTGTGGATCAGAATGGAACACTGACAAGTTCATGGCTTCCAAAGATATTGTGATACGTGCTATAATAAATAAAAATGCATTTGTGTTTGAATTGGCACGAATGTTGCTAGGAGGGATGCAACATGGCGAGTAA